The Epilithonimonas zeae genome contains a region encoding:
- the priA gene encoding replication restart helicase PriA, with product MQFAQIILPLNLKGTFTYKVPADFLDKIEVGMRVLVPFRGKKIYTGIVAELFNDFEETFVPKEIINLLDNKPIVPKQQLDFWNWMSSYYLCNLGEIYRLAFPSSLKLESETYVRLLSERTIDWQNLDANETYLLQALEVRQILNLQEIEAFIPKKEIIKTINALIDERYISVDEKITEKYKAKEIAYLKINDEALVSENLAMILLKLDKAKKQKDLFLNILSKQIDNPENPIRKSLVFDEGNFVNQQLKSLIEKGWVTEYYLEKDRIDSYDGEIEEIEELTDNQKSAISEINRAFDEDKNVLLHGVTSSGKTHIYLEKIEDCINAGQNVLLLLPEIALTKQITIRLEKKYGKKLGFYHNKLTDFERVEVWRKIKKNELNILIGTRNSLFLPFENLGLIIVDEEHDSAYRPRDQHFFFNAKDSAMMLAEFYNSRVILGSATPSLESYDLAMRDKLRYVSINERFGKVDLPKFEIIDVKEAQNQKKIVGNFSQKMVDEINLQLDHKKQTIILHNRRGYANVIECETCGHVTYCSNCDVVMTYHKASNELKCHYCGHRAGKPTNCPSCNSDNLNTKGVGVEQIEEETQKIFSNAEVDRMDVDVMRKKFAYEKLYEKLENGETDILVGTQMISKGLDFDNIELVAIPKADSLIHVQDFRAEERAYQLITQVAGRAGRTSGNGKILIQTYNPSHSVFELIKNQNVKEIYNYFLDERKKFLYPPFVKLIMIELKHRKEDKINRASQFLGSILRKYIPEECILGPEKSPIARLNNLYQYQILLKFPKNKNYRIYKELLLKSFDEFDEITAYKSVKKDLFVDF from the coding sequence TTGCAATTTGCTCAAATCATTCTTCCACTCAATCTCAAAGGAACTTTCACGTACAAAGTTCCAGCAGATTTTTTGGATAAAATCGAAGTTGGAATGCGGGTTTTGGTTCCGTTTCGTGGAAAGAAAATCTACACGGGAATTGTTGCGGAATTGTTCAACGATTTTGAAGAAACTTTTGTTCCAAAAGAAATCATCAATCTGTTAGACAATAAACCGATTGTTCCAAAACAACAATTGGATTTTTGGAATTGGATGAGTTCTTATTATCTCTGCAATTTGGGCGAAATTTACCGTTTGGCTTTTCCTTCTTCTCTTAAATTGGAAAGTGAAACTTATGTCAGATTATTGTCAGAAAGAACAATTGATTGGCAAAATCTGGATGCAAACGAAACTTATCTTCTACAAGCTTTGGAAGTTCGACAAATTTTGAATTTACAAGAAATTGAAGCCTTCATTCCAAAAAAAGAAATCATCAAAACCATCAATGCGCTGATTGATGAACGATATATTTCTGTTGACGAAAAAATAACAGAAAAATATAAGGCAAAAGAAATTGCTTACCTGAAAATCAATGATGAAGCTTTGGTTTCAGAGAATTTGGCAATGATTCTTTTAAAGCTTGATAAAGCTAAAAAACAAAAAGACCTTTTCCTCAATATTCTTTCAAAACAAATTGATAATCCTGAAAATCCAATTCGCAAATCTTTGGTTTTTGATGAAGGGAATTTTGTTAATCAACAACTCAAATCCTTGATAGAAAAAGGTTGGGTTACAGAATATTATCTGGAAAAAGACAGAATCGATTCTTATGACGGCGAAATCGAAGAAATCGAGGAACTGACAGATAATCAGAAATCAGCAATTTCGGAAATCAATCGGGCTTTTGATGAAGATAAAAATGTTTTGCTTCACGGTGTGACTTCGTCTGGGAAAACGCATATTTATCTTGAGAAAATTGAAGATTGTATCAATGCTGGGCAAAATGTGCTATTGCTTTTGCCGGAAATTGCTTTGACCAAACAAATTACAATTCGTCTCGAAAAAAAATATGGTAAAAAACTCGGGTTTTATCATAATAAATTGACGGATTTTGAAAGAGTAGAAGTCTGGAGAAAAATCAAGAAAAATGAACTTAATATACTGATTGGAACTCGAAATTCTTTGTTTTTACCTTTTGAAAATCTGGGATTGATTATTGTGGACGAAGAACACGATTCGGCTTACAGACCAAGAGACCAGCACTTCTTTTTCAATGCGAAAGATTCAGCAATGATGTTGGCAGAATTTTATAATTCAAGAGTTATTCTCGGTTCGGCAACGCCTTCTTTGGAAAGTTATGATTTGGCGATGAGAGATAAATTGCGTTATGTTTCTATTAATGAAAGGTTTGGGAAAGTTGATTTGCCAAAATTTGAAATTATTGATGTTAAAGAAGCGCAAAATCAGAAAAAGATTGTCGGAAATTTCAGTCAAAAAATGGTTGACGAAATCAATCTTCAATTAGACCATAAAAAACAAACGATTATTCTTCACAATCGCCGTGGTTATGCCAATGTCATCGAATGTGAAACTTGTGGTCACGTGACTTATTGCAGTAATTGTGATGTTGTGATGACCTATCACAAAGCTTCGAATGAGCTGAAATGTCACTATTGCGGACATCGTGCAGGAAAACCAACCAATTGCCCAAGCTGTAACAGCGACAATCTGAATACAAAAGGCGTTGGGGTAGAACAAATCGAAGAGGAAACGCAAAAGATATTTTCTAATGCCGAAGTTGACAGAATGGACGTTGACGTGATGCGAAAGAAATTCGCTTACGAAAAACTTTACGAAAAATTGGAAAACGGAGAAACCGATATTTTGGTTGGAACACAGATGATTTCCAAAGGTTTGGACTTTGATAACATAGAATTGGTGGCGATTCCAAAAGCCGATTCTTTGATTCACGTTCAAGATTTCCGTGCGGAAGAACGAGCTTACCAATTGATTACGCAGGTTGCAGGGCGAGCAGGAAGAACTTCTGGAAATGGGAAAATTCTGATCCAGACCTATAATCCGTCGCATTCTGTTTTTGAATTAATTAAAAATCAGAATGTTAAAGAGATTTATAATTATTTTCTTGATGAAAGGAAAAAGTTTCTCTATCCGCCATTTGTGAAATTAATAATGATTGAACTGAAACACAGGAAAGAAGATAAAATCAACAGAGCCTCTCAGTTCTTGGGTTCGATTCTTAGAAAATATATTCCGGAAGAATGTATTCTTGGACCGGAGAAATCGCCTATTGCAAGGCTAAACAATCTTTATCAATATCAGATCCTTCTTAAATTTCCAAAAAACAAAAACTACAGAATCTATAAAGAATTACTTCTGAAGTCTTTTGATGAATTTGATGAAATCACGGCTTATAAATCTGTGAAAAAGGATTTATTTGTTGATTTTTAA
- a CDS encoding ABC transporter ATP-binding protein — protein MSLKISGLTKKFGEQVALNDINITIANNEIIGLLGPNGAGKSTLMKSITGVLKIDEGEILLDEKNISENEIESKKKIGFLPENNPLYNEMFVKEYLQFVANLHNIKKERVEQVINLVGITPEKSKKIGQLSKGYKQRVGLAQAILHEPDLLILDEPTNGLDPNQIVEIRNVIKEIGKAKTVILSTHIMQEVEALCSRVILIHQGNIIQDSPISEFKGKFASLEEAFQSYTV, from the coding sequence ATGTCTTTAAAAATTTCAGGACTTACCAAAAAATTCGGAGAACAAGTTGCTCTCAATGATATCAATATAACAATCGCTAACAACGAAATCATCGGATTACTCGGCCCAAACGGTGCTGGAAAATCCACCTTGATGAAATCCATCACAGGTGTTCTGAAAATCGATGAAGGCGAAATTCTCCTCGATGAAAAAAACATTTCAGAAAACGAAATCGAATCGAAAAAGAAAATCGGTTTCCTTCCGGAGAACAATCCACTTTACAACGAGATGTTTGTGAAAGAATATTTGCAATTCGTGGCGAATCTTCATAATATTAAAAAAGAAAGAGTAGAACAGGTCATAAATTTGGTTGGAATTACGCCGGAAAAATCAAAGAAAATTGGTCAGCTTTCCAAAGGTTACAAACAACGTGTTGGATTAGCGCAAGCCATTCTTCACGAACCGGATTTATTGATTCTCGACGAACCAACCAACGGACTCGACCCCAATCAAATTGTAGAAATCCGAAATGTCATCAAAGAAATCGGAAAAGCAAAAACTGTGATTCTTTCTACACACATTATGCAGGAAGTTGAAGCACTTTGTTCACGTGTGATTTTAATTCATCAAGGTAATATCATCCAAGATTCTCCGATTTCAGAATTCAAAGGAAAATTTGCAAGTCTGGAAGAAGCTTTCCAAAGTTATACAGTTTAA
- a CDS encoding RNA polymerase sigma factor gives MGSSEKEFLEKVDKHKGIIFKISKMYMDNRDDQNDLFQEIVYQVWKSFSSFEGKAEFSTWLYRIALNTAIIFLKSKKRRTFIQNDDVSLYKIKEEEYNFEDEQNLKLMYESIQQLNPIDKALIFYYLEDFSGKEMAEQMGISEGNARVKLNRAKEKLKELINKQASRASA, from the coding sequence ATGGGTTCGTCTGAGAAAGAATTTTTAGAGAAAGTCGATAAGCATAAAGGAATCATCTTTAAGATTTCTAAAATGTATATGGATAATCGTGATGACCAGAATGACCTTTTTCAGGAAATTGTTTATCAGGTTTGGAAGTCTTTTTCGAGTTTTGAAGGAAAAGCAGAATTCTCGACTTGGCTTTACAGAATCGCTCTGAACACAGCAATCATCTTCCTGAAATCTAAGAAAAGACGGACTTTTATCCAAAACGATGATGTCTCGCTCTACAAAATAAAAGAAGAGGAATACAACTTTGAAGACGAACAAAACCTAAAGCTGATGTATGAATCTATCCAACAACTGAACCCAATTGACAAAGCTTTGATTTTCTATTATCTGGAAGATTTTTCAGGAAAAGAAATGGCGGAACAAATGGGAATCTCGGAAGGCAATGCAAGAGTAAAACTGAACCGTGCGAAAGAAAAGTTAAAGGAATTAATTAATAAACAGGCTTCGAGAGCCTCAGCCTAA
- the ruvX gene encoding Holliday junction resolvase RuvX: MGQILAIDYGKARTGIAATDDLQIIASGLTTVETPKLVDFLKKYFSENSVDEVVIGLPTDLKGNMSEIETDIQKFISVFEKDFPDKKINRLDERFTSKMASFYISQSGKNKKQRQEKGLIDKVSATILLQNFLDQKR, encoded by the coding sequence ATGGGACAAATCCTAGCAATAGACTACGGAAAAGCAAGAACAGGAATTGCTGCAACAGACGACTTACAAATTATTGCAAGCGGGCTGACGACGGTTGAAACTCCGAAACTTGTCGATTTTCTGAAAAAGTATTTTTCTGAAAATAGTGTAGACGAAGTTGTCATAGGACTTCCCACAGATTTGAAAGGAAATATGTCCGAAATCGAAACTGATATTCAGAAATTTATTTCAGTGTTTGAAAAGGATTTCCCGGATAAAAAAATCAATCGTCTGGATGAACGTTTTACTTCCAAAATGGCTTCTTTTTATATTAGTCAAAGCGGAAAAAACAAAAAACAAAGACAGGAAAAAGGATTGATTGACAAAGTAAGTGCGACGATATTGTTGCAAAATTTTTTAGACCAGAAAAGATGA
- the def gene encoding peptide deformylase — translation MILPIRAFGDNVLRKKAHEIEKDYPELQTLIDNMFETMNGANGIGLAAPQVGLDIRLFIVDVSPLSDDEDYEDIADELKDFKKVFINAKILEESGEEWKFNEGCLSIPEVREDVKRKSTIKIEYYDENFVKHTDTFSDIRARVIQHEYDHIEGILFTDHLSALKKKIVKGKLQKIANGEVSVSYKMRFPK, via the coding sequence ATGATTCTACCAATTAGAGCCTTTGGCGACAACGTTTTGAGAAAAAAAGCTCACGAAATCGAAAAAGATTATCCTGAGTTGCAAACCCTAATCGATAATATGTTTGAAACGATGAACGGAGCGAACGGAATTGGTTTGGCTGCGCCTCAAGTTGGTTTGGACATCAGACTTTTCATTGTGGATGTTTCTCCACTTTCAGATGACGAAGATTACGAAGATATTGCTGATGAACTGAAAGACTTCAAAAAGGTTTTCATCAATGCTAAAATTCTAGAAGAATCTGGAGAAGAATGGAAATTCAACGAAGGTTGTTTAAGCATCCCAGAGGTTCGAGAAGATGTGAAACGTAAATCGACCATCAAAATAGAATATTACGACGAAAATTTCGTTAAACATACCGATACATTTTCCGACATCAGGGCAAGAGTTATTCAACACGAATATGACCACATCGAGGGAATTCTTTTTACAGACCACCTGAGTGCATTGAAGAAAAAAATCGTGAAAGGAAAACTTCAGAAAATTGCTAATGGCGAAGTATCAGTGAGTTATAAAATGAGATTTCCGAAGTAA
- a CDS encoding DUF5606 family protein, translating into MQLEKIISISGKPGLFKLVSQLKNGFIVEDITTKKKASISNSSQVSLLDNIAMFTFDKEVPLFEVFENIAKKYDYKPTINHKSSSEELRAFMAESLPNYDVERVYESDIKKLAQWYNLLQKAGYITPESFVKPETPSVEVAEEPKAEEKAEKAEKKPAAKKAPAKKTAEKTEEAKEEKASAKKPAAKKATKKED; encoded by the coding sequence ATGCAGTTAGAAAAAATTATTTCAATCTCCGGAAAACCGGGACTTTTCAAATTGGTTTCTCAACTTAAAAACGGTTTTATCGTTGAGGACATCACGACTAAGAAAAAAGCGAGCATCTCGAACTCTAGCCAAGTAAGTCTTCTTGACAACATCGCAATGTTCACATTTGATAAAGAAGTTCCTTTGTTCGAAGTTTTTGAAAATATTGCAAAAAAATACGACTACAAACCAACGATTAACCACAAATCTTCCAGTGAAGAATTAAGAGCTTTTATGGCTGAATCTCTTCCTAACTATGATGTAGAAAGAGTTTATGAGTCTGATATCAAAAAATTGGCTCAATGGTACAACTTGCTTCAAAAAGCGGGTTACATCACACCTGAAAGTTTTGTAAAACCTGAAACTCCTTCTGTAGAAGTTGCTGAAGAGCCAAAAGCTGAAGAGAAAGCTGAAAAAGCAGAGAAAAAACCTGCTGCTAAAAAAGCTCCTGCAAAAAAGACTGCTGAAAAAACAGAAGAAGCTAAAGAAGAAAAAGCCTCAGCTAAAAAGCCTGCTGCTAAAAAAGCGACTAAAAAAGAAGATTAA
- a CDS encoding ABC transporter substrate-binding protein has protein sequence MRIISLVPSITEALFDLGLTTDEIVGRTKFCIHPKDVVDKVEMIGGTKNLNLDKIKSLKPDFIIANKEENTKEQVEELMKDFKVLVTNVETLEDNYYLLKQLGHLFGKEEKAQFFNLKTYEAFDIIKSGKRLKVAYLIWKNPYMTVGGDTFISRILDELGFENLFKNQKRYLEIQLEDLKDADLIFLSSEPFPFKEKHIDEIKEVCQNQKIRIVDGEAFSWYGTHLAKCGEYYRDLLTKINQ, from the coding sequence ATGAGAATTATTTCATTAGTTCCTTCGATTACGGAAGCTTTGTTTGATTTGGGTTTGACGACTGACGAAATTGTTGGTCGGACAAAATTCTGCATCCATCCAAAAGATGTGGTTGATAAAGTTGAAATGATTGGTGGTACAAAAAACCTTAACCTAGATAAAATCAAATCACTAAAACCAGACTTCATCATTGCCAACAAAGAGGAAAATACCAAAGAACAAGTTGAGGAATTGATGAAAGATTTCAAAGTTTTAGTCACGAATGTTGAAACTTTGGAAGACAATTATTATTTACTGAAACAACTCGGGCATCTATTCGGGAAAGAAGAAAAAGCGCAGTTTTTCAACCTGAAAACTTATGAAGCTTTTGATATTATTAAATCCGGAAAAAGGTTAAAAGTTGCTTATTTGATCTGGAAAAATCCCTATATGACAGTTGGTGGCGATACTTTTATTTCTAGGATTTTAGACGAGCTGGGATTTGAGAATTTGTTTAAAAACCAGAAACGATATCTGGAAATCCAGTTAGAAGATTTGAAAGATGCAGATTTGATTTTTCTTTCGTCAGAGCCTTTTCCTTTCAAAGAAAAACATATTGATGAAATCAAAGAAGTTTGTCAAAATCAAAAAATTAGGATTGTTGACGGCGAAGCTTTTTCTTGGTATGGGACACATCTTGCGAAGTGTGGGGAATATTATCGAGACCTTTTGACAAAAATCAATCAATAA
- a CDS encoding GAF domain-containing protein has protein sequence MVELKKRLSVILESPQDTNVKLLKICQLLDKEIDYYNWTGFYFKNGDKDELALGPYVGAVTDHVIIPFGKGICGQVAVSGETFVVPDVHSQDNYLSCSIDTKAEIVVPIFKNGENIGQIDIDSHTIDPFTKEDEEMLKWLCDEVAKIL, from the coding sequence ATGGTAGAACTTAAAAAAAGACTTTCAGTAATCTTGGAAAGTCCACAAGATACAAACGTAAAACTTCTGAAAATCTGTCAGCTTTTGGATAAAGAAATTGATTATTACAACTGGACAGGTTTCTATTTTAAAAACGGCGACAAAGACGAGTTAGCTCTTGGACCTTATGTTGGCGCAGTTACAGATCATGTGATTATTCCTTTTGGAAAAGGGATTTGTGGGCAAGTAGCGGTTTCAGGAGAGACTTTCGTAGTTCCGGATGTTCATTCTCAGGATAATTATTTGTCTTGCTCCATTGATACAAAAGCAGAAATTGTAGTTCCAATCTTCAAAAACGGAGAAAATATTGGACAAATCGATATCGATTCTCATACCATTGACCCATTTACAAAAGAAGATGAAGAAATGCTGAAATGGCTTTGTGACGAGGTTGCGAAGATTTTGTAA
- a CDS encoding nicotinate-nucleotide adenylyltransferase: protein MKPKLTPKQKALAINLDSSIYGTFAEIGAGQETVRHFFRAGGASQTIAKAMSAYDKDFSDAIYGKEAKNRYVTQNRLRKMLRYEVALIEERIPRENNPGKKFFSYANTVTTINFDKTTKGHGWVGVRFQNSENEEYNEIIIHVKFKETNPTLQQETLGSLGVNLIYGAYFYTDNPRILVESLYDDLSLDRLEIDMIDFSGPAFKYVDNRLMSLQLVKLGMTDAVIFNSEGNNMLPADILYKKNIFAVRGSFRPVTRVNIDMFEHGLEMFNQDNSCDHENTQILFEITISNLRAAGDIDERDFLDRVDILGTLGYTVMISNFSEYYRMVDYFSTFTNQHIGVAMGVNNLLDVFDEEYYKNLPGGILEAFGKFFKKDMRVYLYPYKNPEDGELLTSENLKVQDNLKELYKYFKLNKRIVDIHNYNPKFLEIYSREILKKIVTHELGWEEELPKSVAEMIKERGMFGYKELTFEGLN from the coding sequence ATAAAGCCAAAACTTACCCCAAAACAGAAAGCTTTAGCTATTAATCTCGATTCTTCAATTTACGGAACTTTTGCAGAGATAGGCGCGGGACAGGAAACTGTTCGTCATTTTTTCAGAGCTGGCGGCGCTTCTCAAACTATTGCAAAGGCGATGTCTGCTTACGATAAGGACTTTTCTGATGCCATCTATGGTAAGGAAGCTAAAAACCGATACGTAACTCAGAACAGACTCAGAAAAATGTTGCGTTATGAGGTGGCGCTTATTGAGGAAAGAATCCCAAGAGAGAACAATCCCGGTAAAAAATTCTTTTCTTATGCCAATACCGTTACAACCATCAATTTTGATAAAACGACCAAAGGTCACGGTTGGGTAGGAGTAAGGTTTCAAAATTCTGAAAATGAGGAGTATAACGAAATAATCATCCACGTAAAATTCAAAGAAACCAATCCGACTTTGCAACAGGAAACATTGGGAAGTTTGGGTGTTAATTTGATTTATGGTGCTTATTTTTATACAGATAATCCCAGAATTCTTGTAGAATCTTTGTACGACGACCTTTCTTTGGACAGACTAGAGATTGATATGATAGATTTCAGCGGACCGGCTTTCAAATATGTTGACAATCGTTTGATGAGTCTTCAGCTGGTGAAATTGGGGATGACAGATGCTGTTATTTTCAATTCTGAGGGAAACAATATGTTACCGGCGGATATTCTTTACAAGAAAAATATTTTTGCGGTAAGAGGTAGTTTTCGACCCGTAACACGAGTGAATATTGATATGTTTGAGCACGGTTTGGAAATGTTCAATCAGGATAATTCCTGCGACCACGAGAATACACAGATTCTTTTCGAAATTACGATTTCGAATCTACGAGCTGCTGGAGATATTGACGAAAGAGATTTCTTAGATAGAGTTGATATTTTGGGAACTTTGGGCTACACAGTAATGATTTCCAATTTCTCAGAGTATTACCGAATGGTAGATTATTTCTCTACATTTACCAATCAGCATATTGGTGTTGCAATGGGAGTTAATAACCTTTTAGATGTTTTCGATGAGGAATATTACAAAAATCTTCCGGGAGGAATTTTGGAGGCGTTTGGTAAGTTCTTCAAAAAGGATATGCGCGTTTATCTTTATCCTTACAAAAACCCTGAAGATGGCGAGTTGCTGACTTCTGAAAATCTGAAAGTTCAGGATAATCTGAAAGAATTATACAAATATTTCAAACTCAATAAGAGAATTGTAGACATTCATAATTACAATCCAAAATTCCTGGAAATCTATTCCAGAGAGATTCTTAAAAAAATCGTTACACACGAATTGGGTTGGGAAGAAGAGTTGCCGAAAAGTGTGGCAGAAATGATAAAAGAACGCGGAATGTTCGGTTACAAAGAATTAACTTTTGAAGGATTAAATTAA
- a CDS encoding MBL fold metallo-hydrolase — protein sequence MLLKFLGTGTSQGIPVIGSHHPVCLSKDQKDKRLRTSAIVTSDSGKKILIDCGPDFRQQMLTNQEEQIDAVLITHEHNDHIIGLDDLRPLIFKNKASMPIYCNSRVAKEIKDRFPYAFQDHKYPGAPSFDLFEIDNQFTLFDEVKVQPIDIIHSEINILGFKFKNLAYITDASKIDDKEKEKLKDLDFFIINCLRKTEPHHSHFILPQVLELVEELQPKKTYLIHISHHLGFHEEVENELPDHIHLAYDGLEIEF from the coding sequence ATGCTTTTAAAATTTTTAGGAACTGGTACTTCACAAGGCATTCCTGTTATTGGTAGCCATCATCCTGTCTGTCTTTCAAAAGACCAAAAAGATAAGCGTTTACGCACTTCTGCCATCGTAACTTCCGACTCTGGAAAGAAAATATTAATTGATTGTGGTCCCGATTTTCGTCAGCAAATGTTGACGAATCAGGAGGAGCAAATCGATGCGGTGCTGATTACGCACGAACATAATGACCATATAATTGGTCTTGATGACTTGCGACCTTTGATTTTCAAAAACAAAGCTTCAATGCCAATTTATTGTAATTCCCGTGTTGCTAAAGAAATCAAAGACCGTTTTCCTTACGCTTTTCAAGACCACAAATATCCAGGAGCACCAAGTTTCGATTTATTTGAAATTGATAATCAGTTTACACTTTTTGATGAAGTGAAAGTTCAGCCAATTGATATTATCCATTCTGAGATAAATATTCTTGGTTTTAAATTTAAAAATCTAGCTTACATAACAGATGCAAGTAAAATTGATGATAAGGAAAAAGAGAAACTGAAGGACTTAGATTTTTTTATTATTAATTGCCTGAGAAAAACAGAACCTCATCATTCACATTTTATTTTGCCACAGGTTTTGGAATTGGTAGAAGAACTTCAACCGAAAAAAACATATTTGATTCACATTAGTCATCATCTTGGTTTCCACGAGGAAGTCGAAAACGAGCTTCCGGACCATATTCATTTGGCTTATGATGGTTTGGAAATAGAATTTTGA
- a CDS encoding Cof-type HAD-IIB family hydrolase encodes MNDIKLIVTDMDGTFLNSQYEVSPDFPRIYQELKKRNILFVPASGRQMPGITQYFTEIEDEIGFIAENGGYVVYKNEELFADKLEHQFVIDIIKTIREIPGARAVLSAKKKAYYESDDKTFVNYFTRYYTENQKVDDLTLEVDDDAFKIAIYHPEGAEKNIYPYLKHFEDENLEVVVSGQYWVDIMNRNINKGKALEIIQKKLNILPSQTMAFGDYMNDIEMLKNSKYSYAMQNAHPSVKEAANYEAGNNDSFGVLEVISAYLNLDYKRVIKV; translated from the coding sequence ATGAACGACATTAAACTGATTGTCACCGATATGGACGGGACTTTTCTTAATTCTCAATATGAAGTAAGTCCTGATTTTCCTCGGATTTACCAAGAATTGAAAAAAAGAAATATCCTTTTCGTGCCTGCAAGCGGAAGACAAATGCCCGGAATTACGCAGTATTTTACAGAAATTGAAGATGAAATCGGTTTTATTGCGGAAAACGGCGGTTATGTGGTTTATAAAAATGAAGAATTGTTTGCAGACAAATTAGAACATCAATTTGTCATCGATATCATTAAAACAATTCGTGAAATTCCTGGCGCAAGAGCGGTGCTTTCTGCGAAGAAAAAAGCGTATTATGAAAGTGATGATAAGACATTTGTTAATTATTTCACTAGATATTACACAGAAAATCAGAAGGTTGATGATTTGACTTTGGAAGTTGATGATGATGCTTTTAAAATTGCCATCTATCATCCGGAAGGTGCTGAGAAAAATATTTATCCATATTTAAAACATTTCGAAGATGAAAATCTGGAAGTTGTAGTTTCGGGGCAATATTGGGTTGATATAATGAATAGAAATATTAATAAAGGAAAAGCTTTAGAAATAATCCAAAAAAAACTGAATATCCTTCCGTCTCAAACAATGGCTTTTGGTGATTATATGAATGATATCGAAATGCTTAAAAATTCAAAATATTCTTATGCGATGCAAAATGCACATCCTTCTGTGAAAGAAGCTGCCAATTATGAGGCTGGAAATAATGATAGTTTTGGGGTTTTAGAAGTTATTAGTGCGTATCTAAATCTTGATTATAAAAGAGTAATAAAAGTCTGA
- a CDS encoding UDP-glucose--hexose-1-phosphate uridylyltransferase: MELENTKEMNSSFNQKQHPHRRYNPLLDEWILVSPQRANRPWQGQTEKVTEEKLPSHDPNCYLCSGNVRVNGDKNPDYKGVFVFENDFGSLMKDNVEFSYEKSDFFTLKPERGINRVICFSENHSLTLPEMEVDDIKKVVDVWQEQYKDLGSEDYINHVQIFENKGSVMGCSNPHPHGQIWAQSSIPSTVLRTQENLKKYFDKNGRSLLEDYVKKELEAEERIILENEDFVVLVPFWAVWPYETMIISKRKAENILEFSDSEKFSLAEIIKNLTTKYDNLFEISFPYSAGIHQSATDGKPHPEWHFHMHFYPPLLRNAEVKKFMVGYEMLAEPQRDITPEQSAEILNNLSTIHYKSM, from the coding sequence ATGGAATTAGAGAATACAAAAGAAATGAATTCGTCGTTTAATCAAAAGCAGCACCCTCACAGAAGATACAATCCGCTTTTGGATGAGTGGATTTTGGTGTCTCCGCAAAGAGCCAACCGACCTTGGCAGGGACAAACTGAAAAAGTTACCGAAGAAAAACTTCCTTCTCACGACCCAAATTGCTACTTGTGTTCAGGAAATGTACGTGTGAATGGTGATAAAAATCCTGATTACAAAGGTGTTTTTGTTTTCGAAAATGACTTCGGTTCTTTGATGAAAGATAATGTTGAATTCTCTTATGAAAAGTCTGATTTTTTTACATTAAAACCGGAGCGAGGAATTAATAGAGTCATTTGCTTTTCTGAAAATCATAGCCTTACTTTGCCTGAAATGGAAGTTGATGATATCAAAAAAGTGGTAGATGTCTGGCAAGAGCAATATAAAGATTTAGGTTCTGAAGATTACATCAACCACGTGCAGATTTTTGAAAATAAAGGAAGCGTGATGGGATGCAGCAATCCGCATCCGCACGGACAAATCTGGGCGCAGTCTTCGATTCCTTCGACAGTTTTGAGAACACAGGAAAATCTGAAAAAATACTTTGATAAAAACGGAAGGTCACTATTAGAAGACTATGTTAAAAAAGAATTAGAAGCCGAAGAAAGAATCATTCTTGAAAATGAAGATTTTGTCGTATTAGTTCCGTTTTGGGCAGTATGGCCCTACGAAACAATGATTATCAGCAAAAGAAAAGCAGAAAATATCCTTGAGTTTTCGGATTCGGAAAAGTTTTCATTGGCTGAGATTATTAAAAATTTAACCACAAAATATGACAATCTTTTTGAGATTTCTTTTCCATATTCAGCAGGGATTCACCAATCAGCAACCGATGGAAAACCCCATCCAGAGTGGCATTTTCATATGCATTTCTACCCGCCTTTGCTACGTAATGCAGAAGTCAAAAAATTTATGGTAGGCTACGAAATGCTGGCAGAACCGCAACGAGACATTACACCTGAACAAAGCGCTGAAATCTTAAATAATCTTTCCACCATTCATTATAAAAGTATGTAA